In one window of Spartinivicinus marinus DNA:
- a CDS encoding ABC transporter substrate-binding protein, with protein sequence MSINLNTFFTALALVVWLLGGISVQAVMADLPEEPLVTKMAPDQTIGKQGGTLYTLMAKSKDIRMMTVFGYARLVGFTRNFELKPDLLKDIIVEEGGRSFTLIIRKGHRWSDGHLFTAEDFRYYWEDIANNKKLSPFGPPQQLMVKGKPPTFTLIDEHTVRYRWDEPNPYFLPALAGARPLFIYVPAHYLKQFHASYTQAETLALLVDKYSKRNWAGLHHSRARQYKLTNPKLPVLQPWVNTTKPPSERFVFKRNPNYHRVDEKGQQLPYIDQVVINIASSSLIPAKARAGDATLQARYIRLDNYTFLKAGEKQGNYKVFLWKNARGSQVALYPNLNANDPEWRKLMQSAPFRRALSLAINRHEINQVVYYGLAIEGGNTVLPASPLYDKKFTKNWCQYDPKLANQLLDELGLTKRNNLGIRLLPDGRPMEIIVQSPGESTEQTDILELIRDHWRAIGIKLLTRPSQREVFRNRVFSGEAIMAVWEGLDNALPTAEMNPKQLAPSVQEQYQWSQWGKYYETGQGKPPQQPEVLELVNLHRNWMHAPNIQQKSDIWRQMLSIYADQVYTIGTVTGILQPLVVSNNLMNVPKEGWFSWEPGAYFGVYRMDTFWLKTKAGE encoded by the coding sequence ATGAGTATTAATCTTAATACTTTTTTTACTGCGTTAGCCCTTGTTGTATGGTTGCTGGGAGGAATCAGTGTTCAGGCAGTAATGGCAGATTTACCTGAAGAACCATTAGTGACCAAGATGGCCCCTGATCAGACCATTGGAAAACAAGGGGGCACGCTCTATACACTGATGGCAAAGAGCAAAGATATTCGAATGATGACGGTATTTGGCTATGCCAGATTAGTTGGGTTTACCCGTAATTTCGAGCTGAAACCAGATTTATTGAAAGATATTATTGTTGAAGAGGGCGGGCGCAGTTTTACGTTAATTATTCGTAAAGGCCATCGTTGGTCTGACGGGCACTTATTTACTGCGGAAGATTTTCGCTATTATTGGGAGGATATTGCCAATAATAAAAAACTGTCCCCTTTTGGTCCACCACAGCAATTAATGGTAAAAGGGAAGCCGCCAACATTTACCTTAATTGATGAGCATACCGTGCGTTATCGGTGGGATGAGCCGAACCCCTATTTTTTGCCCGCATTGGCAGGTGCCAGACCATTATTCATTTATGTGCCGGCCCACTATTTAAAGCAATTTCATGCTTCTTATACGCAAGCAGAAACGCTGGCTTTATTGGTTGATAAATACAGTAAGCGAAACTGGGCAGGACTGCATCACTCCCGAGCCAGACAGTATAAATTAACCAACCCGAAATTACCGGTATTACAACCATGGGTGAATACAACCAAGCCACCTTCAGAACGCTTTGTTTTTAAACGGAATCCGAATTATCACCGAGTCGATGAAAAAGGTCAGCAGTTGCCTTATATTGATCAGGTAGTGATTAATATTGCTTCTAGTAGTTTGATTCCAGCCAAAGCCCGGGCAGGTGATGCCACATTACAAGCCCGTTATATTCGACTAGATAACTACACTTTTTTAAAAGCAGGTGAAAAGCAAGGAAACTATAAAGTCTTTCTTTGGAAAAATGCACGAGGCTCGCAGGTTGCCCTTTACCCTAATTTAAATGCGAACGACCCCGAGTGGCGTAAGTTAATGCAATCAGCCCCGTTTCGGCGTGCCTTATCTTTGGCAATTAACCGGCATGAAATAAATCAGGTGGTGTATTATGGGCTAGCGATAGAAGGGGGTAATACGGTATTACCTGCAAGCCCTCTTTATGATAAAAAATTCACTAAGAATTGGTGCCAGTATGACCCTAAATTAGCCAATCAGCTGTTGGACGAATTGGGGTTAACTAAGCGCAATAATTTAGGTATTCGCCTATTACCTGATGGCCGACCTATGGAAATTATTGTGCAATCCCCTGGTGAGTCAACTGAGCAAACGGATATTTTGGAATTAATTCGCGATCATTGGCGAGCGATAGGTATTAAATTACTCACCCGTCCTTCTCAACGGGAGGTATTTCGCAACCGGGTTTTTTCTGGAGAAGCCATCATGGCTGTCTGGGAAGGACTGGATAATGCCCTACCAACCGCTGAAATGAACCCCAAACAATTAGCGCCCAGTGTACAAGAACAATATCAGTGGTCGCAGTGGGGTAAATATTATGAAACAGGCCAAGGCAAGCCTCCTCAACAGCCAGAAGTGTTAGAGCTGGTTAACTTACATAGAAACTGGATGCATGCGCCTAATATACAACAAAAGTCTGATATCTGGCGGCAGATGCTGTCTATTTATGCTGATCAGGTTTATACCATTGGTACCGTCACAGGAATATTACAGCCACTTGTGGTGAGTAATAATCTAATGAATGTGCCGAAGGAGGGTTGGTTTAGCTGGGAGCCTGGGGCTTATTTTGGCGTGTATCGTATGGATACTTTTTGGTTAAAGACTAAAGCAGGGGAGTAA
- a CDS encoding ABC transporter permease, whose amino-acid sequence MFNYIAHRMLMMIPTLVVISIIVFTIIQLPPGDFLESYMAELQSQGESIDKQKIAYLRQEYGLDKSMPEQYWTWVTGLLEGDLGYSFEYNLPVREVVGDRMYLTIMVSMLTIIFTWIIAFPIGMYSATHQYSWGDYGLTLIGFIGLATPNFLLALVLLYLANVYFGVSIGGLMDEQYVNKPWTWDKFKSILEHLWIPVIVIGTSGTAGMIRRLRANLLDELNKPYVVTGRAKGLGEKKLLIKYPLRVSLNFFIADIGSMLPSIISGAEIVALVLSLPTTGPMLLGALQSQDMYLAGSFLMFLAVLTVIGVLVSDLALAALDPRIRLTGGATK is encoded by the coding sequence ATGTTTAATTATATTGCTCACCGTATGTTGATGATGATCCCAACCCTCGTTGTCATCAGTATTATTGTATTCACAATTATCCAATTACCTCCAGGGGATTTTTTAGAAAGCTACATGGCGGAGTTGCAAAGCCAGGGTGAGTCGATTGATAAACAAAAAATTGCTTATTTAAGGCAAGAGTATGGTCTTGATAAGTCGATGCCTGAACAATACTGGACCTGGGTAACAGGATTATTGGAGGGAGATTTAGGTTATTCCTTTGAATATAACCTGCCAGTGAGGGAGGTGGTAGGGGATCGAATGTATTTAACCATCATGGTATCAATGCTAACCATTATTTTTACCTGGATTATCGCTTTTCCTATAGGCATGTACTCAGCCACCCATCAATACAGTTGGGGGGATTATGGCCTGACGTTAATTGGCTTTATTGGTTTGGCGACCCCTAACTTTTTATTGGCGTTGGTATTGTTATATTTGGCTAATGTTTATTTTGGAGTCTCTATAGGCGGTTTAATGGATGAGCAGTATGTCAATAAACCTTGGACTTGGGATAAGTTTAAATCCATTTTGGAGCATTTATGGATTCCTGTGATTGTGATTGGGACTTCAGGGACTGCGGGGATGATTCGACGCTTGCGGGCCAATCTGCTGGATGAATTAAATAAGCCTTATGTCGTCACAGGCCGTGCCAAAGGACTTGGAGAGAAAAAACTGCTGATTAAATACCCATTGCGGGTATCACTGAATTTTTTTATTGCTGATATCGGTAGCATGTTGCCAAGTATTATCTCGGGTGCAGAGATTGTTGCGCTGGTGCTGTCATTGCCCACCACAGGTCCAATGTTATTAGGCGCATTACAAAGCCAGGATATGTATTTGGCTGGCTCGTTTCTGATGTTTTTAGCCGTATTAACCGTCATTGGCGTACTCGTCTCTGATTTAGCGTTGGCTGCGTTAGATCCCCGCATTCGCTTAACGGGAGGGGCCACTAAATGA
- a CDS encoding ABC transporter permease: MRHQPEHPANPHYVSIEPYDPDAITKVAAEQEKFYLASQWALIWWKFKRHRLAMVSGVFIIFVYASILICEFLAPYNLHSRNTDHIYSPPQPVHFFHEGKFVGPFVYRWYNTLNMELLQRDYHEDKTQVLPIRFFCSGDEYEFWGAVKSNFHLFCAPEQGTLFLFGTDRLGRDMFSRIVYGARISMTIGLVGITLSMLMGIVIGSLAGYYGGWIDHLVQRSIEIIRSFPELPLWMALSAILPVTWSPLWVFFGITLILALMDWTGLARAVRSKLLALREEDYTVAAQLMGAKTQRIVRRHLLPAFFSHLIASATLSIPTMILGETALSFLGLGLRPPITSWGVLLSEAQNVNVVAIYPWLLIPVIPVILVILAFNFFGDGIRDAADPYKH, from the coding sequence ATGAGGCATCAACCAGAGCATCCTGCCAATCCCCATTATGTTTCGATTGAACCCTATGACCCTGATGCCATTACCAAAGTGGCGGCTGAGCAAGAGAAGTTTTACTTAGCATCACAGTGGGCGTTGATCTGGTGGAAGTTTAAAAGACACCGGTTGGCCATGGTGAGTGGGGTTTTTATTATTTTTGTTTATGCCTCCATTTTAATTTGTGAGTTTTTAGCCCCTTACAATTTACATAGTAGGAATACAGACCATATTTACTCGCCCCCTCAGCCAGTGCATTTTTTTCATGAAGGCAAGTTTGTTGGCCCATTTGTCTATCGCTGGTATAACACGTTGAATATGGAGTTGCTGCAACGTGACTACCATGAAGACAAAACCCAGGTATTGCCGATTCGTTTTTTTTGTAGTGGGGATGAATATGAGTTTTGGGGAGCTGTTAAAAGCAACTTCCATCTATTTTGTGCCCCCGAGCAAGGGACCTTATTTTTATTTGGGACAGACCGACTCGGTCGCGATATGTTTTCTCGCATTGTGTATGGTGCCAGAATTTCCATGACCATTGGCTTGGTGGGCATTACGTTAAGTATGCTGATGGGGATTGTGATTGGGAGTTTGGCTGGCTATTACGGTGGCTGGATTGACCACCTGGTGCAACGGAGTATTGAAATAATCCGCTCATTTCCGGAGTTGCCGTTATGGATGGCATTATCTGCCATTTTACCCGTTACCTGGAGTCCTCTGTGGGTGTTTTTTGGGATTACCTTAATTTTGGCGCTAATGGATTGGACTGGGCTTGCCAGGGCCGTGCGCTCTAAACTTCTGGCCTTGCGTGAAGAAGATTATACAGTGGCAGCCCAATTAATGGGAGCAAAAACCCAGCGCATTGTTAGAAGGCATTTATTGCCGGCTTTCTTTAGTCACTTAATTGCCTCTGCAACGTTATCCATACCTACCATGATTCTAGGGGAAACTGCATTAAGCTTTTTAGGCTTGGGCTTACGCCCTCCGATTACCAGCTGGGGGGTGCTGTTAAGTGAAGCGCAGAATGTTAATGTGGTTGCGATATATCCTTGGTTATTAATCCCAGTTATCCCTGTCATACTAGTTATCTTGGCATTTAATTTCTTTGGTGATGGAATTAGAGATGCAGCTGATCCTTATAAGCACTAA
- a CDS encoding PilZ domain-containing protein — MNIDRRISPRYPLQQLNCVGILKSHRDTSYIKMLNISQEGILVQSCKKMLPGEICILCLYTMNYENKGMSIYVHAQVCHTELKENNYLIGLEFTYIHSPSENFISYFLDDIC; from the coding sequence ATGAACATTGACCGCCGCATAAGCCCCCGCTATCCCCTTCAACAGCTGAACTGTGTAGGTATTCTCAAAAGCCATCGAGATACCAGCTATATCAAAATGTTGAATATTTCCCAAGAAGGCATATTAGTCCAGTCGTGCAAAAAAATGCTACCAGGGGAGATCTGCATTCTCTGTTTGTACACGATGAACTATGAAAATAAAGGCATGAGCATTTATGTACATGCTCAAGTGTGTCATACAGAATTAAAAGAGAATAACTATTTAATTGGTTTAGAGTTTACTTATATCCACTCTCCCAGTGAAAACTTCATATCCTACTTTCTTGATGATATCTGTTAG
- a CDS encoding DUF4123 domain-containing protein: MKLKLTTIVIYNIHMNIYEYIDQQIEAGKNCFVMADGASIDNLLGKIYDIEGDPDYFPIYKNTLLEGVLKLTPCLVAVNSQSKFLSYLLQEQSTNSWYLVITQQNLETLGTYCQTLLYTQVPDGRELLLLYYRSLVMLRLMQGSDVTERRRLLGPIEQLLIIENPSEDFKALSDRCLWVNESLWQGPMPDQLAWYHLSDQQWQYLQSIHHAKLVKAISARLIEDNESFALTSAPQLTAFIEHWLNKANIYQIDETENVIKLIQVMTEFGDQLPEEDFAQMESYILLNSEWSEIEKITNLESYAALVYEHPNNPINPIRCLAYDVVYQHMPDQRHPIDPFKEEHQTAKLIFMQAYRQIKVQQLAAFQAMWATYQYYGNQLIDQQRLYMTINYFSPDHAVYRQTLRHFYNELTSPTEQASTPERD, encoded by the coding sequence ATGAAACTGAAGCTTACGACGATTGTGATCTATAATATTCATATGAATATTTATGAGTATATAGACCAACAAATTGAGGCGGGAAAAAATTGCTTCGTGATGGCTGATGGGGCCAGTATAGATAACCTACTTGGTAAAATCTATGATATTGAAGGAGACCCTGATTATTTCCCCATTTATAAAAATACACTGCTAGAAGGGGTGTTAAAACTAACACCCTGTTTAGTGGCTGTTAATAGTCAGTCAAAATTTTTGAGTTATTTACTACAAGAGCAATCGACAAATAGCTGGTATTTGGTTATTACCCAGCAGAATCTGGAGACGTTAGGTACTTATTGCCAAACCTTGCTTTATACTCAGGTACCAGATGGCCGAGAACTACTCCTGTTGTATTACCGGTCATTAGTGATGCTGCGTTTGATGCAAGGCAGTGATGTAACAGAAAGGCGGCGCCTATTAGGACCTATCGAACAATTGCTCATTATTGAAAACCCCAGTGAGGATTTTAAAGCGCTGAGTGACAGATGTCTGTGGGTTAATGAAAGTCTTTGGCAAGGCCCAATGCCTGATCAGCTGGCTTGGTATCACTTAAGTGATCAACAGTGGCAATATTTGCAGTCTATTCATCATGCTAAATTAGTTAAAGCCATATCAGCGCGTCTTATTGAAGACAACGAATCTTTTGCTTTAACCAGTGCCCCTCAATTAACTGCCTTTATCGAACATTGGCTAAACAAAGCTAATATCTACCAAATTGATGAAACTGAGAATGTTATTAAACTGATCCAGGTCATGACAGAATTTGGCGACCAGCTGCCAGAAGAAGACTTCGCTCAGATGGAAAGTTATATCTTGCTTAATTCTGAATGGTCAGAAATTGAAAAAATTACTAATCTGGAAAGCTACGCGGCTCTGGTTTATGAGCATCCTAATAACCCTATCAACCCAATACGCTGTTTAGCCTATGATGTTGTCTACCAGCATATGCCTGACCAACGACACCCTATTGACCCATTCAAGGAAGAACACCAAACAGCCAAACTTATATTCATGCAAGCTTATCGGCAAATTAAAGTACAACAACTGGCTGCTTTTCAGGCAATGTGGGCAACCTATCAATATTATGGGAATCAACTGATTGACCAACAGCGGCTTTATATGACGATTAATTATTTTTCACCAGACCATGCTGTTTATCGGCAAACCTTGCGCCATTTTTATAATGAGCTCACCAGTCCAACAGAACAAGCGTCTACTCCTGAAAGGGATTAA
- a CDS encoding LysM peptidoglycan-binding domain-containing protein: MTTPPQFYTIRFGDTLDAIAAKYDTTVDDILTANPHIEKPDFLPMGRPILIPDKPVVFEPSDDGGLPKIAKVNEVPEQIPSTPQSPELSKAEPNQKIKNTHPDLVKSEESIPNNIKEDCMPCKKKCRVRIGCQHNSRVYDKMPKTYSVVPDTKKENALQYHFDVVHVWLEGDNAPDVIYLDGIPQKKQSAGYGGKHFKIEVPYADDLKTEDQITLKGLSEKFTRPIKEFKLTGACLGEVIIKVHCPDVWEMTIGFPAWESLDMGRRRYGGARASTAREEVIHVNEREGSTTHSINQHRNLTTGEVLAHEAEPGVSYPVGVALKCNNKQLKLDDVMAFYKVFEAGKNISELFQAVLAHCKPKWGVYFTLTYGFMEGGFLVKWHEKEYLPDHRAYTYFEFSFSVKIITIALEIGIGVWVTNDVGAQIFFKVTGEIGGSSKVLCDAPSETLGAVKKDIILIGKLEFDLGVRAEAGDNVKFEAILNSGFELPATVSIAPTGDPWFSVKGDLKWKGITGKMKIMLSSGKGGGSFEYDWEQNFVKPYQVFDFYFPGKEQKYIPPFVEEHKIRKIFEDALTDGFNIEVSKVQIKKGGWYGIFDKEIVTDMKMENIIDALVDPIIKNPYMKPDEETIKLLAMKVNEDLEVMGERDWEWDYVAKKDFDKYVRGKYLDILVNYEDQALKNSDRVAGRYPRAGYIERKK, encoded by the coding sequence ATGACGACACCACCACAATTTTACACCATTCGATTTGGGGATACACTGGATGCTATAGCGGCCAAATATGATACGACTGTTGATGATATTCTGACGGCCAACCCGCACATAGAAAAACCTGATTTTCTTCCCATGGGGAGGCCTATCCTTATTCCAGATAAGCCTGTTGTTTTTGAGCCCTCAGATGATGGTGGATTACCTAAAATTGCCAAAGTCAATGAAGTACCCGAGCAGATACCCTCAACGCCCCAGTCACCTGAGCTTTCAAAAGCTGAGCCCAATCAGAAAATTAAAAACACCCACCCTGATTTGGTCAAGTCGGAGGAGTCAATTCCGAATAACATTAAAGAAGACTGTATGCCTTGTAAGAAAAAATGCAGGGTAAGAATTGGCTGTCAGCATAACTCAAGGGTGTATGATAAAATGCCTAAGACTTATTCTGTTGTGCCAGACACTAAAAAAGAAAATGCTTTACAGTATCATTTTGATGTTGTGCACGTTTGGCTAGAAGGTGACAATGCGCCAGATGTTATTTATCTTGATGGAATACCTCAAAAAAAGCAAAGTGCTGGTTATGGAGGCAAACATTTTAAAATTGAAGTGCCTTACGCTGATGACTTAAAAACAGAAGACCAAATAACCCTGAAAGGCCTGTCAGAAAAGTTTACCCGTCCCATTAAAGAATTTAAGTTGACTGGTGCTTGTTTAGGGGAAGTGATTATTAAAGTACACTGCCCAGATGTATGGGAGATGACAATTGGTTTCCCTGCTTGGGAGTCTCTTGATATGGGTAGACGTCGATATGGTGGTGCTCGTGCTTCAACAGCAAGAGAAGAGGTTATCCATGTTAATGAGCGGGAGGGCAGTACAACTCATAGCATTAATCAACACCGTAACCTAACGACAGGTGAAGTATTAGCTCACGAGGCTGAACCTGGTGTGAGCTACCCGGTTGGCGTTGCATTAAAGTGCAATAATAAACAACTAAAGCTAGATGATGTAATGGCTTTTTATAAAGTCTTCGAAGCAGGGAAAAATATATCCGAATTATTTCAAGCTGTGCTTGCTCATTGCAAACCCAAATGGGGAGTTTATTTTACATTAACTTATGGGTTTATGGAGGGTGGGTTTCTTGTCAAATGGCATGAAAAAGAGTATCTCCCTGATCATCGTGCTTATACCTACTTTGAATTTTCCTTCTCGGTAAAAATTATTACTATAGCTTTAGAAATTGGGATTGGGGTTTGGGTGACCAATGATGTAGGCGCACAAATATTCTTTAAAGTCACAGGTGAGATTGGAGGTAGTAGTAAAGTACTGTGTGATGCACCATCAGAAACGCTTGGTGCAGTAAAAAAAGACATTATTCTTATAGGTAAACTGGAATTTGATTTAGGAGTCAGAGCTGAAGCAGGCGATAATGTTAAGTTTGAAGCTATATTAAACTCAGGTTTTGAGCTACCAGCCACAGTCAGTATTGCGCCTACTGGTGATCCTTGGTTTAGTGTGAAAGGGGATTTGAAGTGGAAAGGTATTACAGGCAAGATGAAGATTATGCTTTCATCCGGCAAAGGTGGTGGCTCATTTGAGTATGACTGGGAACAAAATTTTGTAAAACCCTATCAAGTATTTGATTTTTATTTTCCTGGGAAAGAGCAAAAATATATTCCACCTTTTGTTGAAGAGCATAAAATACGTAAAATATTTGAGGATGCATTAACTGATGGTTTTAATATTGAGGTCTCAAAAGTACAAATTAAAAAAGGTGGGTGGTATGGTATATTTGATAAGGAAATTGTGACTGATATGAAAATGGAGAATATTATTGATGCTTTAGTAGATCCAATAATTAAAAATCCTTATATGAAGCCTGACGAAGAAACCATTAAATTATTAGCCATGAAAGTAAATGAGGATTTAGAGGTAATGGGTGAACGAGATTGGGAGTGGGATTATGTGGCTAAAAAAGATTTTGATAAATATGTAAGAGGCAAGTACTTAGACATATTAGTAAACTATGAAGACCAGGCTTTAAAAAACTCTGATAGAGTAGCAGGGAGATATCCACGGGCTGGTTATATAGAACGTAAGAAGTAA
- a CDS encoding formylglycine-generating enzyme family protein: MRNSIVPFLLLCIILLNISGCSDDLSPEELEKRTNELLARTKENMLLVQGGSFIMGNQPANYKKENPHKTHNALEHKVTLSDYYISKYETTLEDYQFFAKVTNHFIDEAIDGEFVGLSPKSPVNYVTWEDANAYCQWLANMSGEPYRLPTEAEWEYAARSRGQDVQYATDDNTLQPGMNTAPNEYQQYAAPIDTYPPNPLGVYGMETGYAEWVSDWYSTDYFFNSPEKDPKGPQSGEEKVFRGARVNRNISFKYLYTRKGMNPSTREQSFIGFRCAKDVK; this comes from the coding sequence ATGCGTAATTCAATAGTTCCTTTTCTGTTGTTGTGTATTATTTTGTTGAATATTTCTGGTTGCTCAGATGACTTATCCCCAGAAGAACTGGAAAAACGTACTAACGAGCTGTTAGCTAGAACTAAGGAGAATATGCTGCTGGTTCAAGGGGGCTCCTTTATTATGGGCAACCAACCTGCTAACTATAAAAAAGAAAACCCCCATAAAACCCATAATGCCTTAGAGCATAAAGTAACATTGAGTGATTACTATATCAGTAAATATGAAACCACACTGGAAGATTATCAGTTTTTCGCTAAGGTAACCAATCATTTCATAGACGAGGCCATTGATGGTGAGTTTGTGGGACTTTCACCTAAATCTCCTGTTAATTACGTGACATGGGAAGATGCTAATGCCTATTGCCAATGGTTAGCCAACATGAGTGGTGAGCCCTACCGGCTGCCGACGGAAGCTGAATGGGAATATGCGGCACGTAGTCGGGGACAAGATGTACAATATGCTACTGATGATAATACATTACAGCCTGGGATGAATACGGCACCTAATGAATACCAACAATATGCTGCACCTATAGACACTTACCCACCCAACCCACTGGGGGTATATGGTATGGAAACAGGATATGCTGAATGGGTCAGCGATTGGTATAGCACTGATTATTTTTTTAACTCACCAGAAAAAGACCCAAAAGGCCCTCAGTCTGGTGAAGAAAAAGTATTTAGGGGGGCTCGTGTCAATAGAAATATAAGTTTTAAATATCTGTATACGAGAAAAGGTATGAACCCTTCCACCCGCGAACAGAGTTTTATTGGATTTCGTTGTGCTAAAGATGTTAAATAG
- a CDS encoding DUF3592 domain-containing protein encodes MTINFEKVLGIVLTIVGLVCVAGCFYVYQYSTWLYFSGKKTMGIVVDYDKLNRGHRYEESDIYYPIIEYTTNRGVAIKAINKTGSSETPYRVGSKVEIYYAPYNPQEVVIYSFIDLFLPIIGLAIGAFLGGGFGLLYLLARDKPSK; translated from the coding sequence ATGACAATTAACTTTGAAAAAGTATTAGGTATTGTCTTGACCATAGTAGGGCTTGTCTGCGTTGCAGGTTGCTTCTACGTTTACCAATACTCAACCTGGTTGTATTTTAGTGGCAAAAAAACCATGGGTATCGTAGTAGACTACGATAAATTAAATCGTGGGCATCGTTATGAAGAATCTGACATCTATTACCCGATAATTGAATACACCACTAATAGAGGGGTAGCCATCAAGGCGATCAATAAAACAGGATCCAGTGAAACACCCTACCGAGTAGGGTCTAAGGTAGAAATTTACTATGCCCCCTATAACCCTCAGGAAGTTGTTATTTATTCATTTATAGACCTATTTTTACCGATCATCGGTTTGGCAATCGGTGCGTTCTTAGGAGGAGGTTTTGGCCTACTTTATCTATTAGCACGTGATAAGCCTTCTAAATAA
- the lodB gene encoding lysine-epsilon-oxidase maturase LodB, translating into MTTFYVDVVIVGAGPAGATCGISYLHHGGDRVLVIDSSDLQQVRVGEHVSPSLLDILGYLHMDTDALKQECFHPNYGKTSYWGSHLASLHDSLFTTVGTTFNVDRDAFDLALLKTLIDRGGNVLPRCSKLSVNQTENNGWHLIAHHASQGKIHVMANYLIDATGRSAVISRQLGIERKKLDRLVAVGCFLETDQTTQPMEQVLETCEQGWWYSAALTPQQTVLTWFSDADLVSQYQWQKPNNWCRLLGQAPQLCKRLKDATAKRLWVRPANSQISINRQPEYFIAVGDAAAAFDPVSSMGLGFAVSSGCFAGKALMASQQNTNSLAFDTYRDDVQRNFIHYCHLKSEVYKREKRWPTSAFWSRRHTLKDTSTNYL; encoded by the coding sequence ATGACCACATTTTATGTTGATGTTGTTATTGTAGGTGCCGGGCCAGCCGGCGCCACCTGTGGTATAAGCTATTTGCACCATGGTGGTGACAGAGTATTAGTCATCGATAGTAGTGACCTGCAGCAGGTTAGGGTGGGTGAACATGTGTCCCCTAGCCTGCTGGATATACTGGGTTATTTGCATATGGATACTGATGCCCTTAAGCAAGAATGCTTTCACCCAAACTATGGTAAAACTAGCTATTGGGGTAGCCATTTAGCTAGCCTGCATGACAGCCTTTTTACGACAGTAGGTACCACGTTTAATGTGGATCGGGATGCTTTTGACCTAGCCTTATTAAAAACGCTGATTGATCGAGGTGGTAATGTGTTACCCCGCTGCTCAAAATTGAGTGTGAATCAAACCGAAAATAACGGCTGGCACCTTATTGCACATCATGCGTCACAGGGAAAAATTCATGTGATGGCAAACTACTTAATAGACGCCACTGGTCGTAGTGCAGTTATCAGTCGTCAGCTAGGTATTGAGCGGAAAAAACTAGATCGGCTCGTGGCAGTTGGGTGCTTTTTAGAAACGGATCAAACAACCCAGCCTATGGAACAGGTGTTGGAAACCTGTGAGCAAGGCTGGTGGTATAGCGCCGCATTAACACCCCAACAAACAGTACTCACTTGGTTTTCTGATGCTGATCTTGTTAGCCAATATCAGTGGCAAAAACCAAACAACTGGTGTCGGCTATTGGGCCAGGCACCACAATTATGTAAACGCTTGAAGGATGCAACAGCCAAACGGCTGTGGGTGCGTCCAGCTAATAGCCAAATAAGCATTAATCGGCAACCAGAGTATTTTATAGCGGTTGGCGATGCAGCCGCCGCTTTTGATCCAGTATCATCTATGGGGCTTGGATTTGCAGTCAGCTCTGGCTGTTTTGCCGGCAAAGCCTTAATGGCCAGTCAACAAAATACAAATAGCCTAGCGTTCGACACCTACCGGGACGATGTGCAACGCAATTTTATCCATTACTGTCATTTAAAATCTGAAGTATACAAACGTGAAAAACGCTGGCCAACATCGGCGTTTTGGTCACGACGACACACGCTTAAGGACACCTCTACTAATTATTTATAG